TACCTGTATAGGTAAGTGTTATATTTTCTTGTGAAATACCAGAAATACTGTAAAGAAGACCAGAAAGAAAGAAGAATATTTTTAACACGTTCTAATGGGTTGGTTTTGAAAAGTCTAAAGTAAATAAAATGAATATGCTAAAGTCTTAAAGCCGTGTTAAGGTAAAATGGGGTAAATTTGAAAGATTAAAAATCGTATTTATAATGAAATATATAGAACTCACACTTAAGAATCATACAATCCTTCATGGCTTTGATGCTCGAAATCGAGAAATTACAGAAGAAGTAGAAGTAGAAGAGGCTTCAAAAAAAATAGTAGCGGTTAAGAGAATTTTATCGATCAGCGAAAAGTATATTTTAATAAAATATGCATATGATAGAGTTGTATACTGGGAATATATGGAGGATTATGAAACTATAAAAAAGATACTTGTATCATAAGTGATAGTTATATTTTTTTAAATTCCTTTGGAAAAGAGGAAGGTTCAAAATCCCAGAAATAGGGAAGTAGATAGTAAGTGATTACTATAATTAAGATAATAGATATAATGTTTAACCAAAATCCTTTTTTCATCATATCAGGAATGGTCAAATAGCCCGAACCAAATACCACTGCGTTAGGTGGAGTAGCTACGGGAAGCATGAACGCACATGATGCTGCAATTGTAGCACCTACCATAAGAATAAATGGATGCACATCAAGTGATAGCGCCATTGATGCCAAAACAGGTAATAACATTGAAGTAGTAGCAACATTTGATGTGATTTCGGTTAAGAAATTTACCGCAGTAACAATAAAAGCCAAAAGAGTAATCAAATAAACTCCTTGCAATAATGTCATTTGTGTACCGATCCATAGTGCTAATCCCGATTCTTTAAAACCAGACGCCAAAGCAAGACCACCACCAAATAGTAAAAGTACACCCCATGGTAACTTTACTGCCGATTGCCAGTTCATTAATGGTTTTCCTTTTTCTCGACTGGGTAGAAGAAAAAGAAGTAATGCTGCAGTAATGGCAATTATAGTATCGTCTATAGCCGAAAAAATAGGCTGTAATAAAAATGACCTTGTAATCCAGGCAAAAGCAGTGCATATAAATACGGCGAGTACCAGTTTTTCTTCAAAAGATATCTTGCCTAATTCTTTCAGTTGTCTTTTTACCTCATTTTTCCCCCCAGGAAATTCTTTCTGTTTAAAAGAAAATGCGATTTGAACCAAATAACGCCAACAGATGAATAACATTATTAGTGAGATAGGCAAACCTATAACAATCCAATTGGTAAATGTGATCTCAAAACCATAAATTTCTTTAACAATCCCAGCTAGAATAAGATTAGTAGGAGTTCCTATAAGTGAAGCAACTCCTCCAATAGATGCACTATATGCTATAGCGAGCATTAGCGCTTTTCCGAAGATTTTATTTTCATCTTCGATAGTGTTTGGATTATCGGTAAGTTGAGTAATTATTGCTATACCAATAGGTAACATCATTACAGATGTCGCAGTGTTAGAAATCCACATCGATAAAAATGCTGTAGCAATCATAAAACCAAGAATCATGGTTTTAACATTGGTACCAATAATATTTATAATGCTTAATGCGATACGTTTATGTAGATTCCATCTCTCTATCCCAATAGCCAATATAAACCCGCCTGCATATAAGAAGATATTATGATTGCCAAATGCTGCAGTTGTCGTTTTAATATCTAAACCACCAGATAACGGAAATAAAACAATGGGCAATAGCGAAGTGGCAGCAATAGGAATAGCCTCGGTAATCCACCATATAGCAATCCATAAAGTACTAGCTAGTATTGCATTGGCTTCTTTACTTAAACCCTCGGGGTGAAAAAAAAATAGTACAAGAAAAAAAATTGCAGGGCCAGATATAGCTCCTATTTTTTTAATACTTACATTCATGCGATGCTGTTGTTAAGAAATCATAGGTTTAGTAAATGATTGATAAAAGTATAGATAAAAGAATTAAATCTTTACCCTAAAGCGTAGAAATATTACTTCGGGAGTATAGGGTAATAGTTAGGTTGGTCTGCATAAATTCTATAAAAGAGAATATGGCAGAAAGAAAAAGGATGTATTGTATAAATGGGTTTTGTTAAGGTATCATAACCTTTGATTTGTCACTATTTCGTGCAGAAATTAGATGAAAGTTTTTATCAACTTTTACAATAATTATTTTACCAGTATGTAAATTTACCATCTTCCATCTAAACCCATAGGATGTTTCGAAAATCGCAGATCTTGCCGTTTTCCGTAAATCAATTTCATCAATGTTTTCGACAATTTGATTCGCCAAAAGATCAAGTCCTCTTTCTTTAACTTCTTCTGTAGAAAGTTTACGATCACGAGGGTTTTGACTTTGATCAATAGTAATTTCGTATGAAGACGCTTCAATACTACTATTAGGAAATACTAAAAAAGAGAAAAATACTAAAAAAGAGAGTATGTAATTTTTCATAATCTAACGATTTTGTGAATTACATACTATATCACTGAATAATATGCAATTACGTTGGGTTTACGTGTATTGTCATAAGTATTTGTATAGTGCTTAACAATTATCTTAAAAAGGGGTATTGTAAAATTAACGCTTAAATACCTTTTTTATGATATTATTATGTTAAAAAAATGATAATTTCTCTTAAAATTTTGCTTTTCTACCTTTTATTGTTATAAAAAATCAATTTCCGTAGTTTTAATACGGTGATTACTTTATTCTCATTTCTTGTATAGTTTTTTACCAGCCTCATAATATTTATCTCCTTCTATCCAAAAAGGAGTTGTTTCATTGTTAGCAATGTTTCTGCAGGCTAAAACATAGGACTGAAAAAACTTAAATAAATAGTCGTAATCTAAAGTATCGGGATTGTCGGTAACCTGGTGGTAGTACTTTGTGATTTCTTCGTCAAAAGCAGTGAATCCCATACTAAAAGTAGGTGCAGGAATCCCTTTTGCAGCAAAGTGTACATTATCAGATCGATCAAATAATCCTTGTTCGGGAGCAGGATCATCAATGGCTTTTAGTCCAAATTTGGTAGCAGCGTCTTCAATATCCTTTTGTGCAGTTGTTCTGCTTAAACCAATAATCGTTGCCAGTGTTGTGTCATTATAACCTCCATTATCACTATTAAAGCAATATACCATTTGGTGTAAAGGAATTACAGGGTGGTCTACATACCACTTACTTCCTAATAGCCCTTTCTCTTCTCCTGTAAATAGGATAAAAAGCGCCGATCTTTTGGTTGGGTATTTTGCAATATTTTCTGCCGCAGAAAGTACAGTAACGGTACCTACTGCATTATCTCTGGCTCCATTGTATATCGAATCATTTTCAACAGCTTTACCGATACCCACATGATCGTAATGAGCAGAATAAATGATGTATTCATTTTTAAGTTTGGGATCAGTACCTTCTACATAACCAATGACGTTTTGCGAAGTAACCGCACTTTTTTTAATTCCCTCAATAGTAAATTCGATATCAATCTCTTTATTTGTAGTAAATAGTTTACTAATATCTTCATTTTTGTCATTTATCCATGTATGAGAAAAGCTGTCTGCATCTTCTTTTTGATCTGCAACAATCATTTTTTCACCATTTAAATAGTGCTCTAATCTCATCCACGTTGGGTCATCAAAATTAGAAACCTCAATAATACCTATGGCACCTTTTTGTTTGGCGAGAGTATTCTTTTCTTTAGCTGTAGAAAAAGCTGGCCTGATATTTTTGTTGTCTTTAGTTCCTATAATAGTAATTACATATTTCCCTTTTACATCAATAGTATTATAATCTTCTTCTAGACCGTAATTTAAGAAAACGGCTTTTCCTTTATAATTGGCATTTCCCGATGCTACTGTAGCTATTTTATTAAGAACTAAAGCTCCTGTTTTAAATTCGGTCTTTGTAGCTCCAGACGTTTTCTCCAGCTCCACATTTTGAAGATAACTGGTGGTCTCGGGAATTGGTTTTACTCCATATCCTCGTAGCATATTGGCAAGATATTGCGCAGCAATTTTGTTTTCGGGACTTCCGGTTTGCCTACCTTTTAGTTCATCTGAAGCCAGAAAATAAATATGCCCTTCAATTTCACTTTTAGAAACAGTAGATTTTACTTTTTCGACATCATCCTGTGCCGAAATAGAGATTGTAAAAAGAAAAAGTAACGAGAGTATAATAGATTTTTTCATGAGTGAGTATGATATAATTGTGTGATCAAATTAATGGTATAGCATAGCTACCTTCTTTTCAAAGATAACAATTGTTTGTACTTTGTTATAATACAAGAAGTTGTTTTCTAATAAATGTTGTCAAAAATAAATGTTAATTCTCATTTCTTCGATAGATAATAAGTTCTTATCTTTTATAAATTATACTAACTTTATCTAATGAAAAAAGAAAAGAAAGTATTTAGAAAAGGCTTTGCATTCAAAATCTTTGAGGCGCCAGAACAATCTCTGTTTGATAAGCTTTTTGATATTTTTCAGGAAGTTATCACTCATACTTCAGGAGATCTTGATGAGGCTTTAGACTGGATGAGAGAATTGGATAAAGAATATCAGCTTACCGATGAGAATTACACG
The sequence above is a segment of the Aquimarina spinulae genome. Coding sequences within it:
- a CDS encoding SLC13 family permease yields the protein MNVSIKKIGAISGPAIFFLVLFFFHPEGLSKEANAILASTLWIAIWWITEAIPIAATSLLPIVLFPLSGGLDIKTTTAAFGNHNIFLYAGGFILAIGIERWNLHKRIALSIINIIGTNVKTMILGFMIATAFLSMWISNTATSVMMLPIGIAIITQLTDNPNTIEDENKIFGKALMLAIAYSASIGGVASLIGTPTNLILAGIVKEIYGFEITFTNWIVIGLPISLIMLFICWRYLVQIAFSFKQKEFPGGKNEVKRQLKELGKISFEEKLVLAVFICTAFAWITRSFLLQPIFSAIDDTIIAITAALLLFLLPSREKGKPLMNWQSAVKLPWGVLLLFGGGLALASGFKESGLALWIGTQMTLLQGVYLITLLAFIVTAVNFLTEITSNVATTSMLLPVLASMALSLDVHPFILMVGATIAASCAFMLPVATPPNAVVFGSGYLTIPDMMKKGFWLNIISIILIIVITYYLLPYFWDFEPSSFPKEFKKI
- a CDS encoding M28 family peptidase, with translation MKKSIILSLLFLFTISISAQDDVEKVKSTVSKSEIEGHIYFLASDELKGRQTGSPENKIAAQYLANMLRGYGVKPIPETTSYLQNVELEKTSGATKTEFKTGALVLNKIATVASGNANYKGKAVFLNYGLEEDYNTIDVKGKYVITIIGTKDNKNIRPAFSTAKEKNTLAKQKGAIGIIEVSNFDDPTWMRLEHYLNGEKMIVADQKEDADSFSHTWINDKNEDISKLFTTNKEIDIEFTIEGIKKSAVTSQNVIGYVEGTDPKLKNEYIIYSAHYDHVGIGKAVENDSIYNGARDNAVGTVTVLSAAENIAKYPTKRSALFILFTGEEKGLLGSKWYVDHPVIPLHQMVYCFNSDNGGYNDTTLATIIGLSRTTAQKDIEDAATKFGLKAIDDPAPEQGLFDRSDNVHFAAKGIPAPTFSMGFTAFDEEITKYYHQVTDNPDTLDYDYLFKFFQSYVLACRNIANNETTPFWIEGDKYYEAGKKLYKK